Below is a window of Nitrospirota bacterium DNA.
ACCGCTATAGTCGAAATAACGCTGATGCCGAGTATCTCTGAAAGCAATGACTCATTAATAAGAATACCACTACTTTCAGCCTCATCTCCCATATTCAGGTCAAGGATTAATGGAAGTCCCATTTCCGAAATCTGTACCGTAAGGAGGAGTGTTCTTCTAAGATTCTTTGCATCTGCAACCTGAACCACTGCATAAGGCTTTTCTTTTAAGAATATATCCCTTGTAACCTTTTCATCCTCTGAAAGTGGTGTAAGGGTATTAACCCCAGGAGTATCGATGAACAGCATCCTTCTTTTACCTATAGTTGTATTACCATATGTAACCTCAACGGTAGTCCCGGGGTAATTTGATACCGTAACATATTTCCCGGTAATGAGCCCGAAGATGGCACTTTTGCCAACATTAGGATTACCAACAAGGATGACCTTTGGTGTTTTTCTTTCTGTGTCTTTTAATGATGGTGTAGAATGCTGATGCATTTAGTTTTCCTTATTGAAATTAATTATCATTTTCAATAATCTTCTAAAAAATTTACCCCGCACCTAGAAAGCCTCGCCTTTTAGGCGGGGTAAAAAAATATAGCAGGGGTGGGGTTTAAAGCCCCACCCGCGCAGTCCTCGCACCCCGCGAAAGTGGGGTGCGGGGTTTACTTTAGAAGATTAAAGTTTCATCTGCATTTTGGACAGTATCCATAAAGTTCCATCTTGTGGTCATGTATAACAAAGTTATGTTCAATAGCAATTTCTTTTTGCAGTTCTTCTATCTTTTTATTCTCAAATTCAACTATCTTACCACAGTTCAGACACATTATATGGTCGTGATGTTTTTTCTCGGCAATATGTTCATATCTTGTATGTCCATTTTTAAAATGTCTTTCAGTTGCAAGTCCTCCCTTTGAAAGTAACTTGAGTGTTCTATAAACTGTAGAATAACCTATTTGAGGATGTTTTTTATTCATAATCCTGTATAGTTCCTCTGTACTGACGTGTCCCTTAGTTGAAAAAAATGCATCGGCTATTGCAGTTCGCTGATGCGTAAGATTCATCCCCATTGTTGTTAGATATTGATTGAAGTCTTTTACTCTTTTATTCATTTACCTTCCCCTGCTACTCAGGATATTATTGCAATATAAAGAAAATGAATTTCATTTTCATTTATAACATTTAATTTTTATCATGTCAAGAAAAAATAGCGGTGTGTTTTATCACACCGCTATTTTTTCTAAAATGACCTGACTATTACAGAGGCATTAAATTACTTTACAGCATGCTTTAACGCCTTGCCTGCTGAAAACTTTGGCACCTTTGTAGCCGGTATATTTATTACTGTGCCAGTCTTCGGGTTACGTCCTTTTCTCGCCTTTCTTCTATGAACTGAAAATGTACCAAACCCTATGAGTGAAACCTTCTGACC
It encodes the following:
- a CDS encoding HU family DNA-binding protein; its protein translation is MTKADLVNKIASDAKVNKSSAEKALNAVLDGIKGTLKKGQKVSLIGFGTFSVHRRKARKGRNPKTGTVINIPATKVPKFSAGKALKHAVK
- a CDS encoding transcriptional repressor; translated protein: MNKRVKDFNQYLTTMGMNLTHQRTAIADAFFSTKGHVSTEELYRIMNKKHPQIGYSTVYRTLKLLSKGGLATERHFKNGHTRYEHIAEKKHHDHIMCLNCGKIVEFENKKIEELQKEIAIEHNFVIHDHKMELYGYCPKCR